In Solanum pennellii chromosome 7, SPENNV200, the following are encoded in one genomic region:
- the LOC107024426 gene encoding lanC-like protein GCL2 isoform X1, with protein MADRFFPNTMPSFVDETTVKESFLEGAKDPLLELLYLPYGTVCDKLKRVAFDLKQTIVKETWVCKRGRVSDYTIYTGALGTALLLFKAYQVTLDKNDLALCSDIIKACDSASRGSGRVTFICGQAGVYSLGAVVAKQSGDEQLCDHYLKKFKEIERPKDLPNELLYGRAGFLWACSFLNKNIGRETISPTQIRAVVAEVIKSGRKMGKGKCPLMYEWHGKRYWGAAHGLAGIMHVLMDMELKADEVEDVKATLHYMIRNRFPSGNYPSSEGSESDRLVHWCHGAPGVALTLIKAAKVWSNTLHRHSNLDVFSNDEFLQAAIEAAEVIWNRGLLKRVGICHGVSGNSYVFLSLYRLTGKVEYLYKAKAFACFLHTRAQTLISEGVMHGGDRPYSLFEGIEGMAYLFFDMIDPIETRFPAYEL; from the exons ATGGCAGATCGTTTCTTTCCAAATACCATGCCTAGTTTCGTTGATGAAACTACAGTTAAAGAATCATTTCTTGAAGGAGCAAAAGATCCATTGTTAGAGCTTCTGTATTTGCCTTATGGTACTGTTTGCGACAAGCTCAAAAGGGTTGCTTTTGATCTCAAACAAACG aTTGTGAAGGAGACATGGGTTTGTAAAAGGGGAAGAGTGAGTGACTATACAATTTACACTGGAGCTTTAGGAACTGCTCTTTTGTTATTTAAAGCTTACCAAGTTACTCTTGACAAGAATGATCTTGCTCTCTGTTCTGATATTATCAAGGCTTGTGACTCTGCTTCCCGCGGTTCTGG GCGTGTGACTTTCATATGTGGACAAGCTGGTGTTTATTCTCTTGGTGCTGTTGTGGCCAAACAGAGCGGGGATGAACAATTGTGTGATCACTATCTGAAGAAATTCAAAGAg ATTGAGCGTCCTAAAGATCTTCCAAATGAGTTGTTGTATGGGAGGGCTGGCTTCTTGTGGGCTTGTTCAttcttaaacaaaaatattgGTAGAGAAACAATATCTCCGACCCAAATT CGTGCAGTTGTTGCTGAGGTTATAAAGTCCGGACGAAAAATGGGGAAAGGAAAATGTCCACTGATGTATGAATGGCATGGAAAAAGATACTGGGGTGCTGCTCATGGACTAGCTGGGATAATGCATGTACTTATGGACATGGAACTGAAAGCAGATGAGGTCGAGGATGTGAAGGCTACACTGCATTACATGATCCGAAATCGTTTTCCTAGTGGAAATTACCCCTCAAGTGAAGGAAGTGAATCTGACCGACTTGTGCATTGGTGTCATGGTGCTCCAGGTGTTGCCCTTACTCTAATCAAAGCAGCTAAGGTATGGAGTAATACCTTGCACAGACACAGTAATCTTGAT GTTTTCAGCAACGACGAGTTTCTACAGGCAGCTATAGAAGCAGCTGAGGTGATTTGGAATCGAGGCTTACTCAAACGAGTTGGAATATGTCACGGTGTTAGTGGAAATTCCTATGTCTTTCTTTCACTGTATCGTTTGACAGGTAAAGTTGAGTACTTGTACAAGGCAAAGGCCTTCGCGTGCTTTCTGCACACTAGAGCTCAAACACTCATATCAGAGGGAGTTATGCATGGAGGTGATCGTCCATACTCGTTGTTTGAAGGAATCGAAGGAATGGCTTATCTCTTTTTCGACATGATAGATCCAATAGAAACAAGGTTCCCTGCTTATGAACTCTAG
- the LOC107025630 gene encoding lanC-like protein GCR2, whose amino-acid sequence MTERYYPNEMDELSIEELGPENTKDSLSKLLSLPYDTITQRLKLDAINLKDEVVRETWSAKGRHVKDYRLYTGTLGTAYLLFKSYQITRNIDDIALCSDIIQACDTACNGSGPPTFIGGHAGIYALGAVAAKNNGDDQLCQIFLTKFKEIKLPIDLGDDLFYGRAGYLWACSFLNKHLGKGTISISQMREVVNELVKSGRKLSKLENFKSPLMYESRGKKYWGAAHGLAGVMNVLLDMELKQDEIEDVKGALRYMIKNRFSSGNYRTSEGDESDVRVHWCHGAPGVALTFAKAAKVFGDDEFLEAAREAGEVVWRRGLLKRVGICHGISGNAYVFLSLYKLTRKEEYLYKAKAFACFLHDRAHTLICEGVMHKGDHPFSLFEGIGGMACLFLDLVEPFESRFPAYEV is encoded by the exons ATGACAGAACGTTACTATCCTAATGAAATGGATGAGCTTTCAATTGAAGAATTGGGACCTGAAAATACAAAAGACTCTTTATCCAAACTTCTTTCACTTCCTTATGATACTATTACTCAAAGACTCAAGCTAGATGCTATAAACCTCAAAGATGAA GTTGTGAGGGAGACATGGTCAGCTAAAGGAAGACATGTAAAAGACTACAGACTCTACACTGGTACTTTAGGGACTgcttatttactattcaaatcATATCAAATTACTCGAAACATCGATGATATCGCACTTTGCTCCGATATTATTCAGGCATGTGACACCGCTTGCAATGGTTCTGG ACCACCTACATTTATAGGCGGCCACGCAGGTATTTACGCTCTTGGTGCTGTTGCTGCGAAGAATAATGGTGATGATCAgttatgtcaaatttttttgacTAAATTCAAGGAG attaaACTTCCAATAGATCTTGGAGATGACTTGTTTTATGGTAGAGCAGGGTACTTATGGGCATGTTCTTTCTTAAATAAACATCTTGGCAAAGGCACAATATCCATCTCTCAAATG AGAGAAGTTGTGAATGAACTCGTCAAGTCGGGTAGAAAGTTGTCGAAATTAGAGAATTTTAAGTCTCCTTTAATGTACGAATCGAGGGGGAAAAAGTACTGGGGAGCTGCCCATGGATTAGCTGGTGTTATGAATGTTTTACTAGACATGGAACTGAAACAAGATGAAATTGAAGATGTTAAAGGAGCATTGAGGTACATGATCAAGAATCGATTTTCGAGTGGAAATTATCGTACTAGTGAAGGAGATGAATCAGATGTTCGCGTCCATTGGTGTCATGGTGCTCCTGGTGTTGCACTTACCTTTGCAAAAGCAGCTAAG GTTTTTGGAGATGATGAGTTTCTCGAAGCAGCTAGAGAAGCAGGGGAGGTAGTATGGAGACGAGGTTTACTCAAACGAGTCGGGATTTGTCATGGAATAAGTGGGAATGCTTATGTTTTTCTATCACTATACAAACTAACAAGGAAAGAGGAGTATTTATACAAAGCAAAAGCATTTGCTTGTTTTCTACATGATAGAGCTCATACTTTGATATGTGAAGGTGTTATGCATAAAGGTGATCATccattttctttgtttgaagGAATTGGAGGAATGGCTTGTTTGTTTTTGGATCTTGTTGAGCCATTTGAGTCTAGGTTCCCTGCCTATGAAGTCTAG
- the LOC107026291 gene encoding WD repeat-containing protein 44 produces MSKTRDEEEEDERYHDSLDRLLSSTNTSCSSSPSSDNEEDDIKDLSFNLGSPNYGVSEPLPVPRFPRGVSNNYDVWISEPISVEERRIRLLSQMGLARDPSLLRHRPSLSQSAAADYDFDERPEIFGRSISENHLKCPLAGGESISNSINSKISCIESNVCGIVRSKSDGDRNCSHCCCSYSVHKNTDVISLNSTSISSVQVNMANGVDGIVVHNNRNRSKSLCEDLFRNGNGSPKKPPTGKTRADSTNNGTCNSLTVLANNEVEEGLESNGDIGIEEQLCTIKSLDDGKEFVVNEVKEDGTLKKVKEVGTGRQLTIEEFEMCVGTSPIVQELMRRQNVEDGNKDSLDGNTNEDVETGPKSKKKGSWLKSIKNVAGAMTGYKERRSSDERDTSSEKGGRRSSSATDDSQDASFHGPERVRVRQYGKSCKELTALYKSQEIPAHTGAIWTIKFSLDGKYLASAGEDCIIHVWQVTESERKGDLLLDKPEDGNLNLLLLANGSPEPTTMSPNDGHPEKKRRGRLSISRKSGSFDHVLVPETVFALSEKPISSFQGHEDDVLDLSWSKSQHLLSSSMDKTVRLWHLSSKSCLKVFSHSDYVTCIQFNPVDDRYFISGSLDAKVRIWSIPERQVVDWNDLHEMVTAACYTPDGQGAFVGSYKGNCRQYNTSDNKLQHKAQLNLQNKKKKAHQKKITGFQFVPGSTSEVLITSADSRIRVVDGVDLVHKFKGFRNTNSQISASVTADGRYVVCASEDSHVYIWKHEGDSRPSRNRGVTITQSYEHFHCQDVSVAIPWPGLSDNLKLPDSSLGEQNGHADHLDEVSTANHPPTPIEENGTECSPLVSGCSNSPLHGTLSGAMNSYFFDKFSATWPEEKLLLATKNRSPRVSVDTSVDFSNGLNQSKSAWGFVIVTAGRRGEIRTFQNFGLPIRI; encoded by the exons ATGAGCAAAACCAGagacgaagaagaagaggacGAGCGATATCACGACTCACTTGACCGGTTACTTTCGTCTACTAATACTTCTTGTTCTTCATCTCCTTCTTCTGATAACGAAGAAGACGATATAAAGGATCTTAGTTTCAATTTGGGGTCTCCTAATTATGGTGTTTCGGAGCCGCTTCCGGTACCGAGGTTCCCAAGGGGTGTATCGAATAACTATGATGTGTGGATCTCTGAACCCATCTCGGTTGAAGAACGACGTATTAGACTCCTCAGTCAAATGGGTCTTGCCCGTGACCCTTCTCTCCTACGACATAGACCGTCACTCTCACAGTCTGCTGCTGCTGACTACGATTTTGACGAAAGACCGGAGATTTTTGGCAGATCGATTTCAGAAAATCATTTGAAGTGTCCACTTGCCGGCGGTGAGAGTATTTCTAATAGTATTAATTCCAAAATTAGTTGTATTGAGAGTAATGTTTGCGGGATCGTTCGATCAAAATCGGATGGTGATCGCAATTGCTCtcattgttgttgttcttattcAGTTCATAAAAATACTGATGTTATTTCCTTGAATTCTACTTCCATTTCATCAGTACAAGTAAATATGGCCAATGGGGTTGACGGTATAGTTGTACATAATAACCGAAACCGTAGTAAAAGTCTCTGCGAGGATCTATTTCGTAATGGCAATGGATCCCCGAAGAAGCCACCCACAGGAAAGACGAGAGCTGATTCCACAAATAATGGGACCTGTAATTCGTTGACGGTGCTGGCGAATAATGAGGTGGAGGAAGGGTTGGAATCAAATGGAGATATCGGAATTGAAGAGCAGTTGTGCACAATAAAGAGTCTTGATGATGGGAAGGAGTTTGTGGTTAATGAAGTTAAGGAAGACGGGACTTTGAAAAAAGTCAAGGAAGTGGGTACAGGAAGGCAGTTGACCATAGAAGAGTTTGAGATGTGTGTTGGGACATCACCAATTGTTCAAGAACTGATGAGAAGGCAGAATGTAGAGGATGGGAATAAGGATAGTTTGGATGGTAATACAAATGAGGATGTTGAAACTGGACCCAAGTCGAAGAAAAAGGGAAGTTGGTTGAAGAGTATCAAAAATGTGGCTGGTGCTATGACAGGTTATAAGGAGCGGCGGAGCAGTGATGAGAGGGATACATCATCTGAGAAGGGCGGCAGAAGGTCAAGCTCGGCTACAGATGATAGTCAGGATGCTTCTTTTCATGGGCCTGAGAGAGTACGGGTCCGGCAGTATGGGAAGTCCTGCAAAGAACTTACAGCACTGTATAAGAGCCAAGAGATACCGGCACATACTGGGGCTATTTGGACCATCAAATTTAGTTTGGACGGGAAGTATCTCGCTAGTGCTGGTGAAGACTGTATAATACATGTCTGGCAGGTTACTGAATCAGAGAGGAAGGGTGACCTATTGCTGGATAAACCAGAAGACGGGAATTTAAATCTCTTGCTTTTGGCAAATGGATCTCCGGAGCCAACTACAATGTCACCAAATGATGGCCACCCggagaagaaaagaagaggaaggtTGTCTATAAGTCGAAAATCAGGGAGCTTCGACCATGTTTTGGTACCGGAGACTGTTTTTGCACTTTCAGAAAAGCCCATCTCTTCATTTCAGGGGCATGAGGATGATGTGCTTGACCTCTCATGGTCAAAGTCTCAG CATTTGCTTTCATCTTCAATGGACAAAACAGTGCGGCTGTGGCATTTGTCTAGCAAGTCTTGTTtgaaggttttctcacatagtGATTATG TAACCTGCATCCAGTTTAACCCTGTTGATGATAGATACTTTATCAGTGGATCCCTAGATGCTAAGGTTCGCATATGGAGCATTCCAGAGAGACAAGTTGTTGATTGGAATGATCTGCATGAGATGGTCACAGCTGCTTGCTATACACCAGATGGTCAG GGTGCATTTGTTGGTTCATACAAGGGGAATTGTCGTCAATACAACACATCAG ACAATAAATTGCAGCATAAAGCTCAACTCAATCTtcagaataagaagaagaaggctCATCAGAAGAAAATTACTGGTTTCCAG TTTGTGCCAGGGAGTACATCAGAAGTGCTTATAACGTCTGCAGATTCGAGAATTCGGGTGGTTGATGGTGTTGATCTTGTCCACAAGTTCAAAG GTTTTCGCAATACAAACAGCCAAATCTCAGCCTCTGTGACTGCTGATGGTAGATATGTGGTCTGTGCCAGTGAGGACTCACATGTCTATATCTGGAAACATGAAGGTGATTCTCGGCCAAGCAGGAATAGAGGCGTTACCATTACACAGTCGTATGAGCATTTCCATTGTCAAGATGTTTCAGTTGCCATACCTTGGCCTGGCTTATCTGATAATCTGAAACTTCCCGATTCCTCGTTAGGGGAGCAAAATGGGCATGCTGATCATCTCGATGAGGTTTCCACTGCCAACCATCCTCCTACACCCATTGAAGAGAATGGCACCGAGTGCTCACCTCTGGTATCTGGCTGCAGTAACAGTCCTCTTCATGGGACTTTAAGTGGTGCCATGAACAGCTACTTCTTTGATAAATTCTCAGCAACATGGCCCGAGGAAAAACTCCTTTTAGCTACTAAAAATCGTAGCCCTCGTGTCAGTGTAGATACTAGTGTCGACTTCTCCAATGGTTTAAACCAATCCAAGTCTGCTTGGGGTTTTGTCATTGTAACTGCAGGCCGAAGAGGGGAAATCAGGACTTTCCAAAATTTTGGACTACCAATCCGGATATAG
- the LOC107024083 gene encoding uncharacterized protein LOC107024083: MASKLLMLTIFVFDLIAFGLAIAAERRRSTAKIKQDGEGEHSYCVYDSDIATGFGVGAFLFLMLSQIIVMVASRCFCCGKALRPGGSRACAVLLFIICWVAFFIAEVCLLAGSVRNAYHTKYRSSYLTSDKPLSCETLRKGVFAAGAAFVFFTSILSQFYYVTYAKARGGPMPYGGEAGVGMAAYK; the protein is encoded by the exons atggcGTCGAAGTTGTTAATGCTAACTATTTTCGTATTCGATCTGATTGCTTTTGGTTTGGCTATTGCTGCTGAGCGGAGAAGAAGCACT GCAAAAATCAAACAAGATGGTGAAGGTGAACATAGCTATTGCGTCTATGACTCTGATATAGCAACTGGATTTGGTGTTGGTGCCTTCTTATTTCTTATGCTTAGTCAAATAATTGTAATGGTGGCAAGCCGTTGCTTCTGCTGTGGAAAGGCTTTGAGGCCTGGAGGTTCAAGAGCTTGTGCTGTTCTCTTATTCATCATATGCTG GGTTGCATTTTTCATAGCTGAGGTCTGCTTGTTGGCTGGTTCGGTTAGAAATGCTTATCATACCAAGTATCGATCATCATACTTGACGAGTGATAAACCTCTATCATGTGAAACTCTGAGAAAAGGAGTTTTTGCAGCTGGAGCAGCTTTCGTTTTCTTCACCAGTATACTCTCTCAGTTCTACTATGTGACTTATGCCAAGGCGCGAGGTGGCCCCATGCCATATGGTGGTGAAGCCGGCGTTGGCATGGCAGCCTACAAATGA
- the LOC107024191 gene encoding ultraviolet-B receptor UVR8 codes for MIYFDLDYKISPPSPSFSYSISSNFLTSDIFLIKCVNCFHFRIKDCFCEGKMGDRLRSTLMEDLPVHLILEILMSGRLAVIDLISLELTSRTFRETHGLFPKKFKSLVDYAAFQLCGLSSIYASLHCNAQEELLKRCNGNWKRLLRFLMAVEQSSDMVETSAGNMQIRSGRYHTLLINDSAAYSCGSSLCGVLGHGPETTQCVEFTQISFPVPVQVAQVSASHNHAAFVTGSGQVFTCGDNSSYCCGHRDTGRPIFRPRMVEALKNIPVKQVAAGLSFTMFLTRKGHVFTCGTNGHGQLGHGDTSDRPTPTCIELLASIGSVVQIAAGPSYALAVSDDGTLYSFGSGTNFCLGHGEQQNELQPRAIQSFKRKGINVARVSAGDEHVVALDSTGYVYTWGKGYCGALGHGDETDKTTPSHLTSLKSHLAVQVCASKRKTFVLVDDGSVYGFGWMGFGSLGFLDRGASDKVLKPRILESLRSHHISQISTGLYHTVVVTNCGRVFGFGDNERAQLGHDAVRGCLEPTEMFMEKA; via the exons ATGATTTATTTCGACTTAGATTATAAGATTTCCCCACCAAGTCcttcattttcttattcaatttcATCGAATTTTCTTACAtctgatattttcttgataaagTGTGTTAATTGTTTCCATTTTCGTATAAAAGATTGTTTTTGTGAAGGGAAAATGGGGGATCGTTTGAGGTCAACTTTAATGGAGGATTTGCCAGTACATTTGATTCTTGAAATATTGATGTCGGGTCGATTAGCTGTTATTGATTTAATAAGTTTAGAGCTAACTTCAAGGACTTTTAGGGAAACACATGGTTTGTTTCCTAAAAAGTTCAAGTCTTTGGTAGATTATGCTGCTTTTCAGCTTTGTGGATTGAGTTCAATCTATGCTTCTTTGCATTGTAATGCTCAGGAAGAGCTGTTGAAGCGATGTAACGGCAATTGGAAGCGTCTTTTGAGGTTCTTGATGGCTGTGGAACAGTCCTCTGATATGGTTGAAACTTCTGCAGGCAAT ATGCAAATAAGGAGTGGCAGGTATCACACACTGCTAATCAATGATTCAGCAGCATACTCTTGTGGTTCCAGTTTATGCGGCGTCCTTGGTCATGGGCCTGAAACAACTCAGTGTGTGGAATTTACTCAAATTAGCTTTCCTGTTCCCGTACAAGTTGCGCAAGTTTCAGCTTCTCATAATCATGCTGCTTTTGTCACAGGGTCTGGACAG GTGTTCACATGTGGAGATAACTCATCATACTGTTGTGGGCATAGAGACACTGGACGCCCAATCTTCAGGCCAAGAATGGTTGAAGCATTGAAAAATATTCCTGTCAAGCAG GTTGCTGCAGGTCTCAGTTTTACTATGTTTCTCACTAGGAAAGGTCATGTTTTCACATGCGGAACTAACGGACATGGTCAACTTGGTCATGGTGACACATCGGATAGGCCAACACCGACATGTATAGAACTACTCGCATCTATTGGTTCTGTAGTTCAGATTGCTGCTGGACCTAGTTATGCACTTGCGGTGTCCGATGATGGGACTCTATACTCTTTTGGTTCGGGTACTAATTTCTGCCTTGGTCATGGAGAACAGCAGAATGAACTCCAGCCACGTGCAATCCAGTCGTTTAAGAGGAAGGGCATTAATGTGGCTCGTGTTTCTGCTGGCGATGAGCATGTTGTGGCACTGGATTCCACTGGATAT GTATATACTTGGGGGAAAGGTTATTGCGGTGCATTGGGGCATGGTGATGAGACTGATAAGACTACTCCGTCACACTTGACCAGCCTTAAGAGCCATCTAGCAGTTCAG GTTTGTGCAAGCAAGAGGAAAACGTTTGTCCTTGTGGACGATGGTTCTGTTTATGGCTTTGGCTGGATGGGGTTTGGTAGCCTCGGATTCCTTGACAGAGGAGCATCAGATAAAGTTTTGAAGCCTCGGATCCTGGAGAGCTTGAGATCCCATCACATATCTCAAATCAGCACTGGCTTATACCACACAGTAGTTGTTACAAATTGTGGACGAGTCTTTGGATTTGGAGACAACGAAAGAGCCCAACTTGGACATGATGCAGTAAGGGGATGCCTTGAACCTACAGAAATGTTTATGGAGAAAGCATGA
- the LOC107024426 gene encoding lanC-like protein GCL2 isoform X2, producing the protein MADRFFPNTMPSFVDETTVKESFLEGAKDPLLELLYLPYGTVCDKLKRVAFDLKQTIVKETWVCKRGRVSDYTIYTGALGTALLLFKAYQVTLDKNDLALCSDIIKACDSASRGSGRVTFICGQAGVYSLGAVVAKQSGDEQLCDHYLKKFKEIERPKDLPNELLYGRAGFLWACSFLNKNIGRETISPTQIRAVVAEVIKSGRKMGKGKCPLMYEWHGKRYWGAAHGLAGIMHVLMDMELKADEVEDVKATLHYMIRNRFPSGNYPSSEGSESDRLVHWCHGAPGVALTLIKAAKVFSNDEFLQAAIEAAEVIWNRGLLKRVGICHGVSGNSYVFLSLYRLTGKVEYLYKAKAFACFLHTRAQTLISEGVMHGGDRPYSLFEGIEGMAYLFFDMIDPIETRFPAYEL; encoded by the exons ATGGCAGATCGTTTCTTTCCAAATACCATGCCTAGTTTCGTTGATGAAACTACAGTTAAAGAATCATTTCTTGAAGGAGCAAAAGATCCATTGTTAGAGCTTCTGTATTTGCCTTATGGTACTGTTTGCGACAAGCTCAAAAGGGTTGCTTTTGATCTCAAACAAACG aTTGTGAAGGAGACATGGGTTTGTAAAAGGGGAAGAGTGAGTGACTATACAATTTACACTGGAGCTTTAGGAACTGCTCTTTTGTTATTTAAAGCTTACCAAGTTACTCTTGACAAGAATGATCTTGCTCTCTGTTCTGATATTATCAAGGCTTGTGACTCTGCTTCCCGCGGTTCTGG GCGTGTGACTTTCATATGTGGACAAGCTGGTGTTTATTCTCTTGGTGCTGTTGTGGCCAAACAGAGCGGGGATGAACAATTGTGTGATCACTATCTGAAGAAATTCAAAGAg ATTGAGCGTCCTAAAGATCTTCCAAATGAGTTGTTGTATGGGAGGGCTGGCTTCTTGTGGGCTTGTTCAttcttaaacaaaaatattgGTAGAGAAACAATATCTCCGACCCAAATT CGTGCAGTTGTTGCTGAGGTTATAAAGTCCGGACGAAAAATGGGGAAAGGAAAATGTCCACTGATGTATGAATGGCATGGAAAAAGATACTGGGGTGCTGCTCATGGACTAGCTGGGATAATGCATGTACTTATGGACATGGAACTGAAAGCAGATGAGGTCGAGGATGTGAAGGCTACACTGCATTACATGATCCGAAATCGTTTTCCTAGTGGAAATTACCCCTCAAGTGAAGGAAGTGAATCTGACCGACTTGTGCATTGGTGTCATGGTGCTCCAGGTGTTGCCCTTACTCTAATCAAAGCAGCTAAG GTTTTCAGCAACGACGAGTTTCTACAGGCAGCTATAGAAGCAGCTGAGGTGATTTGGAATCGAGGCTTACTCAAACGAGTTGGAATATGTCACGGTGTTAGTGGAAATTCCTATGTCTTTCTTTCACTGTATCGTTTGACAGGTAAAGTTGAGTACTTGTACAAGGCAAAGGCCTTCGCGTGCTTTCTGCACACTAGAGCTCAAACACTCATATCAGAGGGAGTTATGCATGGAGGTGATCGTCCATACTCGTTGTTTGAAGGAATCGAAGGAATGGCTTATCTCTTTTTCGACATGATAGATCCAATAGAAACAAGGTTCCCTGCTTATGAACTCTAG